In Aquipuribacter hungaricus, the following proteins share a genomic window:
- a CDS encoding ABC transporter substrate-binding protein, whose product MHPTTSRAATTGTTLALVLGLAACTGVPAGGGEEGEAAGDGTTVRYLVEELEDATAQDLLRTRLDVFEEENPGITVELETLPFDTMRTVLQTQLRSGDAPDVFNWGSGPSFGGALAEAGLVMDLGPAYEENGWEIYDFAKERVTQDGVVYGIPGEMETIGVYYNKDLFAELGIEEPTDLAGLEAAAQTVKDAGLIPFAVSDQEGWQGGHLLSMALSSRVGAEQMQQLVSGEGDWSSPEVVESLALWDRFEEQGFLTPFPTSVTYDSGNALFFSGEAAMVPTGSWLVDGIAVNADFEAGYIPFPSQDGEGVFSGGLGSGPMVSATTENEEAAVALVDFLASPEHGRWMVENLDVIPPFPVDTEGVDVTPLFAQVLEDVEVFAEGGSELGTNIDVLMPDEFNAAMSDGVQALFSDQSTPEEVAASLQEAAAR is encoded by the coding sequence ATGCACCCGACCACGTCCCGAGCAGCGACGACCGGCACGACACTGGCCCTCGTCCTGGGCCTCGCGGCCTGCACCGGCGTCCCCGCCGGGGGCGGCGAGGAGGGGGAGGCGGCCGGGGACGGCACCACCGTCCGCTACCTCGTGGAGGAGCTGGAGGACGCGACGGCGCAGGACCTGCTGCGCACCCGCCTCGACGTGTTCGAGGAGGAGAACCCCGGGATCACCGTCGAGCTGGAGACGCTGCCCTTCGACACCATGCGCACGGTGCTGCAGACCCAGCTGCGCTCCGGTGACGCCCCCGACGTCTTCAACTGGGGCTCCGGCCCGAGCTTCGGCGGTGCGCTGGCCGAGGCCGGTCTCGTCATGGACCTCGGACCGGCCTACGAGGAGAACGGCTGGGAGATCTACGACTTCGCCAAGGAGCGGGTGACCCAGGACGGCGTCGTCTACGGCATCCCCGGCGAGATGGAGACCATCGGCGTCTACTACAACAAGGACCTGTTCGCCGAGCTGGGCATCGAGGAGCCGACCGACCTGGCCGGGCTCGAGGCCGCCGCGCAGACCGTCAAGGACGCCGGGCTGATCCCGTTCGCCGTGAGCGACCAGGAGGGGTGGCAGGGCGGCCACCTGCTGAGCATGGCGCTGTCGAGCAGGGTCGGCGCGGAGCAGATGCAGCAGCTGGTCTCCGGCGAGGGCGACTGGAGCTCGCCGGAGGTCGTGGAGTCGCTGGCGCTGTGGGACCGGTTCGAGGAGCAGGGCTTCCTCACCCCGTTCCCGACGTCGGTCACCTACGACTCGGGCAACGCCCTGTTCTTCTCCGGCGAGGCGGCGATGGTCCCCACCGGCAGCTGGCTCGTCGACGGCATCGCCGTCAACGCCGACTTCGAGGCCGGCTACATCCCCTTCCCGTCGCAGGACGGCGAGGGCGTGTTCAGCGGCGGTCTCGGGTCCGGGCCCATGGTCTCGGCGACCACGGAGAACGAGGAGGCCGCCGTGGCGCTCGTCGACTTCCTCGCCTCCCCGGAGCACGGGCGGTGGATGGTCGAGAACCTCGACGTCATCCCGCCCTTCCCGGTCGACACCGAGGGCGTCGACGTCACCCCCCTGTTCGCGCAGGTGCTCGAGGACGTCGAGGTCTTCGCCGAGGGCGGCAGCGAGCTGGGCACCAACATCGACGTCCTCATGCCGGACGAGTTCAACGCGGCCATGTCCGACGGGGTGCAGGCCCTGTTCTCCGACCAGAGCACGCCCGAGGAGGTCGCGGCCTCGCTGCAGGAAGCCGCCGCACGGTGA
- a CDS encoding carbohydrate ABC transporter permease — protein MTGTQAVPAAAAVSGSVPPPVAARRKPARGPSGAYRPPRATRRDQGRLGVLLVLPTMAMVGVFFLFPMVNAVYYALVEFDGLTAVPPFVGLANFAEILGDARVWDALQNNIVWIVLGTAAPLLVGLGLALLMWGVEKGSVFYRVAFFMPYILPQVAVGVVWGWIYDPLRGWLNAALEVVGLGSLQTGWLGNADTALYAVLGTAVWITSGFVFVILLSALRNVDQELVDASRLDRANRLQQLWYIVLPQIMPVFLMVTTITLIGGFSVFDIIFVMTGGGPAGATEVLGTYAYSSAFELNRISYGTALALVITVLAVPFTIALNRLQRRLSLDGAGA, from the coding sequence GTGACGGGGACCCAGGCCGTCCCGGCCGCCGCCGCGGTGTCCGGCAGCGTCCCGCCGCCCGTCGCCGCACGGAGGAAGCCCGCGCGCGGGCCCAGCGGCGCCTACCGCCCGCCGCGGGCGACGCGGCGGGACCAGGGCCGGCTCGGGGTGCTGCTCGTCCTGCCCACCATGGCCATGGTGGGCGTGTTCTTCCTGTTCCCGATGGTCAACGCCGTCTACTACGCGCTCGTGGAGTTCGACGGCCTGACCGCCGTCCCGCCGTTCGTGGGGCTGGCCAACTTCGCGGAGATCCTCGGCGACGCCCGGGTGTGGGACGCGCTGCAGAACAACATCGTCTGGATCGTCCTGGGGACGGCGGCCCCGCTGCTCGTCGGGCTGGGGCTCGCCCTGCTCATGTGGGGGGTGGAGAAAGGCAGCGTGTTCTACCGGGTGGCCTTCTTCATGCCCTACATCCTCCCGCAGGTGGCCGTCGGGGTGGTCTGGGGCTGGATCTACGACCCCCTGCGCGGCTGGCTCAACGCCGCCCTGGAGGTGGTCGGCCTGGGGTCGCTGCAGACCGGCTGGCTCGGCAACGCCGACACCGCGCTCTACGCGGTGCTCGGCACCGCGGTGTGGATCACCAGCGGGTTCGTCTTCGTCATCCTGCTGTCGGCGTTGCGCAACGTGGACCAGGAGCTCGTCGACGCCTCGCGCCTGGACCGAGCCAACCGGCTGCAGCAGCTCTGGTACATCGTCCTGCCGCAGATCATGCCGGTGTTCCTCATGGTCACGACCATCACGCTCATCGGCGGCTTCAGCGTCTTCGACATCATCTTCGTCATGACCGGCGGCGGCCCCGCCGGGGCGACGGAGGTGCTCGGCACCTACGCCTACTCCAGCGCGTTCGAGCTCAACCGGATCAGCTACGGCACCGCCCTG